The proteins below come from a single Juglans regia cultivar Chandler chromosome 12, Walnut 2.0, whole genome shotgun sequence genomic window:
- the LOC108999532 gene encoding actin-depolymerizing factor 2-like, translating into MANAASGMAVHDDCKLRFLDLKAKRTYRFIVYKIEEKQKQVVVEKLGEPTDSYEDFSASLPADECRYAVYDFDFVTEENVPRSRIVFIAWSPDTSKVRSKMIYASSKDRFKRELDGIQVELQATDPTEMGLDVIRSRSN; encoded by the exons ATG GCAAACGCAGCATCTGGGATGGCTGTACATGATGATTGCAAGCTAAGGTTTTTAGATCTGAAGGCAAAAAGAACATACCGCTTCATTGTTTACAAAATCGAAGAGAAGCAAAAGCAGGTTGTTGTGGAGAAGCTTGGTGAACCAACTGATAGTTATGAGGATTTTTCTGCAAGCCTTCCTGCTGATGAGTGCCGATATGCTGTGTATGACTTTGACTTTGTGACAGAAGAGAATGTCCCAAGGAGCCGGATTGTTTTCATTGCTTG GTCCCCTGATACTTCGAAAGTGAGAAGCAAGATGATTTATGCGAGCTCCAAGGACAGGTTCAAGAGAGAGTTGGATGGTATTCAGGTGGAATTGCAAGCTACTGACCCTACCGAGATGGGCCTCGATGTTATTAGAAGCCGGTCCAACTGA
- the LOC108999534 gene encoding THO complex subunit 4B-like, producing the protein MSNKLDMSLDDVIMNSRRSGGYNGNSRGRGRASGLGPDRRFANRTVPRMAPYYTPQPMQVVDSIFQHQMVLGGGSNTEEGTKLYISNLDYDVSGEDLQVLFSEVGDLKRYFIHYDRSGRSKGTAEVVFLRQLDAVAAIKRYNNVELDGKPMKIELVGVSLVTPAIVPPSTSSILGNPIGTFRSGQGRAGHGGWVRGGGSGFGHGPARGSTQGKGHVEKLTAEDLDADLEKYRLETLQTN; encoded by the exons ATGTCCAATAAACTGGACATGTCTCTCGACGACGTGATCATGAACAGTCGGAGATCCGGAGGCTACAATGGTAATTCCAGGGGCCGAGGCCGCGCCTCCGGTCTCGGTCCAGACCGTAGGTTCGCGAACCGCACCGTGCCTAGAATGGCGCCGTACTACACTCCGCAG CCAATGCAAGTGGTGGATTCCATTTTTCAGCATCAAATGGTGTTGGGTGGAGGCTCAAACACAGAGGAAGGcaccaaactatatatatcaaACTTAGATTACGATGTTTCTGGCGAAGATCTTCAG GTCCTTTTCTCTGAGGTTGGTGACTTGAAAAGATATTTCATTCATTATGATAGGAGTGGAAGGTCAAAG ggAACAGCTGAAGTTGTCTTTTTACGACAGTTGGATGCTGTGGCAGCCATTAAGAGATACAACAATGTTGAACTTGATGGGAAGCCAATGAAAATTGAGCTGGTaggggtgagtttggttacgcCTGCCATTGTACCTCCTAGTACAAGTAGCATCTTAGGAAATCCAATTGGCACCTTCAGAAG TGGACAAGGGCGGGCTGGACATGGGGGCTGGGTTCGAGGTGGTGGTAGTGGCTTTGGCCATGGACCTGCAAGGGGAAGTACACAGGGGAAAGGTCATGTTGAGAAGTTAACTGCGGAAGATCTTGATGCTGACTTGGAGAAATACCGCCTTGAAACTCTGCAAACGAACTGA